TTGCGGCGGAACGCCCGCCCACCCGAAAACCACCAAAATTGGCGTTTTGTTGGTAGTTTTGGGTCAACACCAAAGAGAGTGGATTTTAATGAAAGACGCCGCATAGAACCAAGACCCTCAATCTGTAATTTTGGAAGTTTTTATAACCGTAAGCCATTCGTTGTATTAGTTTCATTTTCCTGTGGAAGCCTTCCGTTATCCCGTTATTTTTCGTAAATCTCCACATGCGGATTATCGGCGCAAACCAGTCGCTTATGGTTTCTGCTATCCTCTCAAACTCTTGTGTCGCTTCGTATTTCATCTGTTTCATCATTGTTTTCAGTTCTCTTATATTTCTCTTACATTCCTTTGCCGTTTGATGTTTCCTGTTCAGCAGCTCGCACAATCTTTCCTTAAACTCGTAAGCCAGCTTTATCGCGGGATTGTTCACAAAAAACTTTTCCAATCGCTCTCGCTCTTCGGCTTTCAACCTATCTCCACGTTTTCGCAATGGGTAGGTCAGTTTCCTGTTCCATTTTACCTCTTCTTGGGCTTGTTTGCAATTCAAGCGAAGCGCGAATGAGATTTTGCCGCAGGCAAGAGACCCGAAGGGCGAGACGGTTTGCGCATGCAAACGCGAGTCAAAACTCCATAAAATGGTACAATACCAATCTTATT
The Opitutia bacterium KCR 482 genome window above contains:
- a CDS encoding transposase, coding for MHAQTVSPFGSLACGKISFALRLNCKQAQEEVKWNRKLTYPLRKRGDRLKAEERERLEKFFVNNPAIKLAYEFKERLCELLNRKHQTAKECKRNIRELKTMMKQMKYEATQEFERIAETISDWFAPIIRMWRFTKNNGITEGFHRKMKLIQRMAYGYKNFQNYRLRVLVLCGVFH